A genomic window from Onychostoma macrolepis isolate SWU-2019 chromosome 22, ASM1243209v1, whole genome shotgun sequence includes:
- the LOC131531045 gene encoding SLAM family member 9-like produces MFHILVLFCLRSLIGVFSELVSVTEGDSVTLHTELTEIHGDEIMWNFGAEKTMIAEYNRVFRIYFTYDGPDGRFRDRLKLDKQTGSLTITNITTEHAGVYELQISGLELLSKKFSHTISVYARLPSPNITRDTSQTLSPSSSSSQQNCSLLCSVVNVGHVTLSWYKGNSLLSSISVSDLSISLSLPLEVEYQDKNTYSCVLNNPISNQTRHLDISQLCWPCLDQLPSFNIVLVSAAGALLIVAAVVMCCICKKCRNIDRKVQTGEEMITYADPSFKKRKAQLKFEEETHVEYASVTMRR; encoded by the exons ATGTTTCACATTCTTGTTTTATTCTGTTTGCGCTCTCTAATTG GTGTGTTTAGTGAGTTAGTGTCCGTGACGGAGGGAGATTCTGTTACTTTACACACTGAACTTACTGAAATACATGGAGATGAAATAATGTGGAATTTTGGAGCTGAAAAAACTATGATAGCTGAATACAACAGAGTTTTTAGAATCTACTTCACATATGATGGTcctgatgggagattcagagacagactgaagctggacaaacaaactggatctctgaccatcacaaacatcacaactgaACACGCTGGAGTTTATGAACTACAGATAAGTGGACTGGAACTGTTATCAAAAAAATTCAGTCATACAATTTCTGTCTATG CTCGTCTGCCCAGTCCTAACATTACCAGAGATACTTCACAAACTCtttcaccatcatcatcatcatcacagcagaactgttcattgttgtgttcagtggtgaatgtgggtcatgtgactctctcctggtacaaaggaaacagtttattgtccagcatcagtgtgtctgatctcagcatcagtctctctctacctctggaggtggaatatcaggataaaaacacctacagctgtgtgctcaacaatcccatcagcaaccagacgagacatctggacatcagtcaACTTTGTTGGCCGTGTTTAG ATCAGCTACCTTCATTTAACATAGTGTTGGTTTCTGCTGCTGGAGCTCTGTTGATTGTAGCTGCAGTCGTGATGTGCTGCATCTGCaagaaatgtagaaatattGACAGAAAAG TTCAGACGGGTGAAGAAATGATCACTTATGCTGATCCAtcattcaaaaaaagaaaagcacaaTTG aaattcgAAGAGGAGACTCATGTAGAGTATGCGTCTGTCACCATGAGAAGATGA